A DNA window from Ornithinimicrobium humiphilum contains the following coding sequences:
- the treS gene encoding maltose alpha-D-glucosyltransferase, giving the protein MRGLNLHQPGLKNDPDWFRKAVFYEVLVRAFDDSTGSGSGDFSGLVSRLDYLQWLGVDCLWIPPFYASPLRDGGYDVADYTAVLPEFGTLPDFRELISQAHARGIRIITDLVMNHTSDQHPWFQASRSDPEGPYGDFYVWSDTDEKYSDARIIFVDTETSNWTFDAVRRQYFWHRFFSHQPDLNFENPAVQEAMFDVVRFWMDMGIDGFRLDAVPYLFEEEGTNCENLPRTHRFLADLRAMVDREYPGRVLLAEANQMPAEVVDYYGTDDAPECHMCFHFPVMPRLFYSLREEKAEPIIRVMNETPPIPRGTQWGTFLRNHDELTLEMVTAEERTAMYGWYAPDPRMRANVGIRRRLAPLLDNSRSELELINALLLSLPGSPCLYYGDEIGMGDNIWLNDRDAVRTPMQWTPDRNAGFSTADPGKLYLPVITSLVYHYNSVNVEAQMASGSSLLHWMRGMLQVRAAHEVFGLGEFHLCEADNDTILAFVRVLPEDDAGERDGHPAVLCVSNLSSRPQAATITLPPSLAGAVTSDLFGGTGFPDIEEDGTVRLTLGSRDFFWLGLEPAAAAAAPAASPTLAKEDS; this is encoded by the coding sequence ATGCGAGGGCTCAACCTGCACCAGCCGGGTCTGAAGAACGACCCCGACTGGTTCCGCAAGGCCGTCTTCTACGAGGTGCTCGTGCGGGCCTTCGACGACTCCACCGGGTCGGGGTCGGGCGACTTCAGCGGTCTGGTGAGCCGGCTCGACTACCTCCAGTGGCTCGGGGTCGACTGCCTGTGGATCCCGCCGTTCTACGCCTCCCCGCTGCGCGACGGCGGGTATGACGTGGCCGACTACACCGCGGTGCTGCCCGAGTTCGGCACCCTGCCGGACTTCCGCGAGCTCATCAGCCAGGCGCACGCACGCGGCATCCGCATCATCACCGACCTGGTGATGAACCACACCAGCGACCAGCACCCGTGGTTCCAGGCCAGCCGCTCCGACCCGGAGGGCCCCTACGGCGACTTCTACGTCTGGTCCGACACCGACGAGAAGTACAGCGACGCGCGCATCATCTTCGTCGACACCGAGACCTCCAACTGGACCTTCGACGCGGTCCGGCGCCAGTACTTCTGGCACCGGTTCTTCTCCCACCAGCCCGATCTCAACTTCGAGAACCCGGCCGTCCAGGAGGCGATGTTCGACGTCGTCCGGTTCTGGATGGACATGGGCATCGACGGCTTCCGGCTCGACGCCGTGCCCTACCTCTTCGAGGAGGAGGGCACCAACTGCGAGAACCTGCCGCGGACCCACCGGTTCCTCGCGGACCTGCGCGCGATGGTGGACCGGGAGTATCCCGGCCGGGTGCTGCTGGCCGAGGCCAACCAGATGCCTGCCGAGGTCGTCGACTACTACGGCACCGACGACGCCCCCGAGTGCCACATGTGCTTCCACTTCCCGGTCATGCCGCGGCTGTTCTACTCCCTGCGCGAGGAGAAGGCCGAGCCGATCATCCGGGTGATGAACGAGACGCCCCCGATCCCGCGCGGGACGCAGTGGGGCACCTTCCTGCGCAACCACGACGAGCTCACGCTCGAGATGGTCACGGCGGAGGAGCGCACGGCCATGTACGGCTGGTACGCCCCCGACCCGCGCATGCGTGCCAACGTCGGCATCCGCCGCCGGCTGGCACCGCTGCTCGACAACTCGCGCAGCGAGCTGGAGCTCATCAACGCCCTGCTGCTGTCGCTGCCCGGCTCACCCTGCCTCTACTACGGCGACGAGATCGGCATGGGCGACAACATCTGGCTCAACGACCGCGACGCGGTCCGCACGCCGATGCAGTGGACACCCGACCGCAACGCCGGCTTCTCCACCGCCGACCCCGGCAAGCTCTACCTGCCGGTCATCACCTCGCTCGTCTACCACTACAACTCGGTCAACGTCGAGGCGCAGATGGCCAGCGGGTCCTCCCTGCTGCACTGGATGCGCGGGATGCTGCAGGTCCGCGCGGCCCACGAGGTCTTCGGCCTGGGCGAGTTCCACCTGTGCGAGGCCGACAACGACACCATCCTGGCCTTCGTGCGCGTGCTGCCCGAGGACGACGCCGGCGAGCGCGACGGCCACCCCGCCGTGCTGTGCGTCAGCAACCTCTCCTCGCGGCCGCAGGCGGCCACCATCACCCTGCCGCCCTCGCTGGCGGGCGCGGTGACCAGCGACCTGTTCGGGGGCACCGGCTTCCCCGACATCGAGGAGGACGGCACCGTGCGGCTGACCCTCGGCTCGCGCGACTTCTTCTGGCTCGGCCTGGAGCCCGCGGCGGCCGCCGCGGCCCCGGCCGCGTCCCCCACCCTCGCCAAGGAGGACTCCTGA
- a CDS encoding alpha-1,4-glucan--maltose-1-phosphate maltosyltransferase — MTEHSTTPAAAADVSPRPAPIDRSVLTVLGQAPVGRIPVLDVEPVVDGGRRPTKSVVGEVFTITATVFREGHDAVNATVVLVDPDGGEHPVTMTCVNEGLSHWRAAVSADREGVWGFRVEGWSDPYATWRHDGQIKIQAGVDVELMLEEGARVLERALDEVARPAEHERVLEEAIARLRASALPVPERLSSGLTPEVREILAAAPLRDYVSPSPTYTWWVERKLALTGAWYEIFPRSEGARRDPVTGLWTSGTFETAQERLPAIAAMGFDVVYLTPVHPIGRTNRKGRNNTLTAEEHDPGSPYAIGAEEGGHDALHPDLGDWDDFDAFVARAEQEGLQVALDLALQASPDHPWVTEHPEFFTTRADGTIAYAENPPKKYQDIYPLNFDNAPEAIYAEIRRVVQVWIDHGVTIFRVDNPHTKPVEFWQWLIADVAVDHPEVIWLAEAFTRPAMMRTLAKVGFQQSYTYYAWRNTAGELRDYVTELATETAHYMRPSFWPTTHDILTPYMQQGGITAHLVRSALAATLVPTYGIYTGYEHVEHIPRPGAEEHVDNEKYEYKDRRWDDPVPGRPDLTGWLTMLNRVRREHPSLHWLRNITFHHAEDENVLVFSKHGGGAGDGSESDTVLVVANLDPFTVRETRLHLSLPALGQGLGWHDSFTAHDLVTGQRWTWDDSPYVRLGPGYGEEPLHIISVTKD, encoded by the coding sequence GTGACCGAGCACTCGACCACGCCCGCAGCCGCCGCCGATGTCTCGCCCCGCCCCGCCCCGATCGACAGGTCGGTGCTCACCGTCCTCGGTCAGGCGCCCGTGGGCCGCATCCCGGTCCTCGACGTCGAGCCCGTGGTGGACGGAGGACGCCGTCCCACCAAGTCGGTGGTGGGCGAGGTCTTTACGATCACCGCCACCGTCTTCCGCGAGGGTCACGACGCGGTCAACGCGACCGTCGTCCTCGTCGACCCCGACGGCGGCGAGCACCCCGTCACGATGACCTGCGTCAACGAGGGCCTGTCCCACTGGCGCGCCGCGGTCTCGGCCGACCGCGAGGGCGTCTGGGGCTTCCGCGTCGAGGGGTGGTCCGACCCCTACGCCACCTGGCGCCACGACGGCCAGATCAAGATCCAGGCCGGCGTCGACGTCGAGCTCATGCTCGAGGAGGGCGCGCGCGTGCTGGAGCGGGCGCTGGACGAGGTCGCGCGCCCCGCCGAGCACGAGCGGGTCCTCGAGGAGGCCATCGCCCGGCTGCGCGCGAGCGCGCTCCCGGTGCCCGAGCGCCTGTCGTCCGGCCTGACCCCCGAGGTCCGCGAGATCCTCGCGGCCGCCCCGCTGCGTGACTACGTCAGCCCGAGCCCCACCTACACCTGGTGGGTGGAGCGCAAGCTGGCCCTCACCGGTGCCTGGTACGAGATCTTCCCCCGCTCCGAGGGCGCCCGCCGCGACCCCGTGACGGGGTTGTGGACCAGCGGCACCTTCGAGACCGCCCAGGAGCGGCTGCCCGCGATCGCCGCGATGGGCTTCGACGTCGTCTACCTCACCCCCGTGCACCCGATCGGCCGGACCAACCGCAAGGGCCGCAACAACACCCTCACGGCCGAGGAGCACGACCCCGGCTCGCCCTACGCCATCGGCGCCGAGGAGGGCGGGCACGACGCGCTCCACCCCGACCTGGGCGACTGGGACGACTTCGACGCCTTCGTGGCCCGCGCGGAGCAGGAGGGGCTGCAGGTCGCGCTCGACCTGGCCCTGCAGGCCTCCCCGGACCACCCCTGGGTCACCGAGCACCCCGAGTTCTTCACCACCCGCGCCGACGGCACGATCGCCTACGCCGAGAACCCGCCCAAGAAGTACCAGGACATCTACCCGCTCAACTTCGACAACGCCCCCGAGGCGATCTACGCCGAGATCCGTCGCGTGGTGCAGGTGTGGATCGACCACGGCGTGACGATCTTCCGCGTCGACAACCCCCACACCAAGCCGGTGGAGTTCTGGCAGTGGCTCATCGCCGACGTCGCGGTCGACCACCCCGAGGTCATCTGGCTGGCCGAGGCCTTCACCCGCCCGGCGATGATGCGCACCCTGGCCAAGGTCGGCTTCCAGCAGTCCTACACCTACTACGCCTGGCGCAACACCGCCGGCGAGCTGCGCGACTACGTCACCGAGCTGGCCACCGAGACGGCGCACTACATGCGCCCCAGCTTCTGGCCGACGACGCACGACATCCTCACGCCCTACATGCAGCAGGGCGGCATCACCGCCCACCTGGTGCGCTCGGCGCTCGCCGCCACGCTGGTCCCGACCTACGGCATCTACACCGGCTACGAGCACGTCGAGCACATCCCGCGTCCCGGCGCCGAGGAGCACGTCGACAACGAGAAGTACGAGTACAAGGACCGCCGCTGGGACGACCCCGTCCCCGGGCGTCCTGACCTCACGGGCTGGCTGACGATGCTCAACCGCGTCCGGCGTGAGCACCCCTCGCTGCACTGGCTGCGCAACATCACCTTCCACCACGCCGAGGACGAGAACGTCCTGGTCTTCTCCAAGCACGGCGGCGGGGCCGGCGACGGGTCGGAGTCCGACACCGTGCTGGTCGTGGCCAACCTCGACCCCTTCACGGTGCGGGAGACCCGCCTGCACCTGTCGCTGCCGGCGCTCGGCCAGGGCCTGGGCTGGCACGACAGCTTCACCGCCCACGACCTGGTGACCGGCCAGCGGTGGACGTGGGACGACTCGCCCTACGTCCGGCTCGGACCGGGCTACGGCGAGGAGCCGCTGCACATCATCTCCGTGACGAAGGACTGA
- the glgP gene encoding alpha-glucan family phosphorylase: MKAIRRLHVRTALPETLSPLHDLALNLRWSWHPPTRDLFAGLDPELWESTGQDPVAILSSLRSEDMERLAADEDFVARVREVHEDLQRYLSTPRWYHEHGAGERDGRTLEAIAYFSPEFGITSVLPQYSGGLGILAGDHLKAASDQGIPIVGVGLFYKSGYFAQRFNADGWQQESYPVLDPDDLPLSLLREEDGAPVVIRLAMPHGGHLDAHVWRAQVGRVPLLLLDSDVESNDPSRREVTNRLYGGGGDQRLEQEMLLGIGGVRALRAHSRITGAPAPTVYHTNEGHAGFQGVERISELVTQHGLAFDEALQAVRAGTVFTTHTPVPAGIDRFAMEAIHAHFGGEGNGLPGVPVDRLLALGAEDYDGGDPSRFNMAVMGMRLGQRVNGVSKLHGAVSREMFQGLWPGFDVEEVPIGSVTNGVHAGTWVDRSLYDLARDHLGPEVSARSVFTRIHQVPIDAFWETKRELRQQLIEDARARFHQSLLDRGATAAELGWTQDILDPDVLTIGFARRGATYKRLTLMLRDPERLKKLLTDPERPVQVVIAGKSHPADDTGKALIQQMVRFTDDPEVRGRIIYLPNYDIAMAQRLYPGCDVWLNNPLRPFEACGTSGMKAALNGALNLSILDGWWDEWYDGQNGWAIPTADGVEDPERRDDLEASALYELLEKTVVPTFYDRDEQGLPQRWLEMVSHTLSTLGPKVLADRMVRDYTESLYWPAAHAAWAVEADGYAGARSLAAYVDKVKANWRHVRVDHVDAEGLADAPQIGDEIAVHAYVALGDLDPREVRVQMAYGRANAEDTITDPEYVDLQPTQSYEEGRHRFDGRLRLARTGALGWTVRVLPRHEHLSSDAELGLVTLP, encoded by the coding sequence GTGAAGGCTATTCGTCGGTTGCACGTCCGGACCGCCCTCCCCGAGACCCTCTCCCCGCTGCACGACCTTGCGCTCAACCTGCGCTGGTCCTGGCACCCGCCGACCCGCGACCTGTTCGCCGGTCTCGACCCCGAGCTGTGGGAGTCGACCGGGCAGGACCCGGTGGCGATCCTGTCCTCGCTGCGCAGCGAGGACATGGAGCGGCTGGCGGCGGACGAGGACTTCGTCGCCCGCGTGCGCGAGGTCCACGAGGACCTCCAGCGCTACCTGAGCACGCCCCGCTGGTACCACGAGCACGGCGCAGGGGAGCGCGACGGCCGCACCCTCGAGGCCATCGCCTACTTCTCCCCGGAGTTCGGCATCACCTCGGTGCTGCCGCAGTACTCCGGCGGCCTGGGGATCCTCGCCGGCGACCACCTCAAGGCGGCCTCCGACCAGGGCATCCCGATCGTGGGCGTCGGCCTCTTCTACAAGTCCGGCTACTTCGCCCAGCGCTTCAACGCCGACGGCTGGCAGCAGGAGTCCTACCCGGTCCTCGACCCGGACGACCTGCCCCTGTCGCTGCTGCGCGAGGAGGACGGCGCCCCGGTCGTCATCCGCCTGGCGATGCCCCACGGCGGCCACCTCGACGCGCACGTGTGGCGCGCCCAGGTCGGACGCGTGCCGCTGCTGCTGCTCGACTCCGACGTCGAGTCCAACGACCCCAGCCGTCGCGAGGTGACCAACCGCCTCTACGGCGGAGGTGGCGACCAGCGCCTCGAGCAAGAGATGCTGCTCGGCATCGGCGGCGTCCGCGCGCTGCGGGCCCACTCCCGCATCACCGGCGCCCCCGCGCCGACCGTCTACCACACCAACGAGGGCCACGCCGGCTTCCAGGGCGTCGAGCGGATCAGCGAGCTGGTGACCCAGCACGGTCTGGCCTTCGACGAGGCGCTGCAGGCCGTCCGTGCCGGCACCGTCTTCACCACCCACACCCCCGTGCCGGCCGGCATCGACCGCTTCGCGATGGAGGCGATCCACGCCCACTTCGGCGGCGAGGGCAACGGCCTGCCCGGCGTCCCCGTCGACCGGCTCCTGGCGCTGGGCGCCGAGGACTACGACGGCGGCGACCCCTCCCGCTTCAACATGGCCGTCATGGGCATGCGCCTGGGCCAGCGGGTCAACGGCGTGAGCAAGCTGCACGGCGCCGTGAGCCGGGAGATGTTCCAGGGCCTGTGGCCGGGCTTCGACGTCGAGGAGGTGCCGATCGGCTCGGTCACCAACGGCGTGCACGCCGGCACCTGGGTGGACCGCAGCCTCTACGACCTCGCCCGCGACCACCTCGGGCCCGAGGTGTCCGCGCGCTCGGTCTTCACCCGCATCCACCAGGTGCCGATCGACGCCTTCTGGGAGACCAAGCGCGAGCTGCGCCAGCAGCTCATCGAGGACGCCCGCGCACGCTTCCACCAGTCGCTGCTCGACCGGGGGGCGACCGCGGCCGAGCTGGGCTGGACCCAGGACATCCTCGACCCCGACGTGCTGACGATCGGCTTCGCCCGGCGCGGCGCCACCTACAAGCGCCTCACGCTCATGCTGCGCGACCCCGAGCGCCTCAAGAAGCTGCTCACCGACCCCGAGCGGCCGGTCCAGGTCGTCATCGCGGGCAAGTCGCACCCGGCCGACGACACCGGCAAGGCGCTCATCCAGCAGATGGTCCGCTTCACCGACGACCCCGAGGTCCGCGGCAGGATCATCTACCTGCCCAACTACGACATCGCGATGGCCCAGCGCCTCTACCCGGGCTGCGACGTCTGGCTCAACAACCCGCTGCGCCCCTTCGAGGCGTGCGGCACCTCGGGCATGAAGGCCGCGCTCAACGGCGCCCTCAACCTCTCGATCCTCGACGGCTGGTGGGACGAGTGGTACGACGGCCAGAACGGCTGGGCGATCCCGACCGCCGACGGCGTCGAGGACCCCGAGCGCCGCGACGACCTCGAGGCCTCCGCCCTCTACGAGCTGCTCGAGAAGACGGTCGTCCCGACGTTCTACGACCGCGACGAGCAGGGCCTGCCCCAGCGGTGGCTCGAGATGGTCAGCCACACGCTGTCCACGCTCGGCCCGAAGGTCCTCGCCGACCGCATGGTCCGCGACTACACCGAGTCCCTCTACTGGCCGGCCGCCCACGCGGCCTGGGCGGTCGAGGCCGACGGGTACGCCGGTGCGCGCTCGCTGGCGGCCTACGTCGACAAGGTGAAGGCCAACTGGCGGCACGTGCGCGTCGACCACGTGGACGCCGAAGGCCTGGCGGACGCCCCGCAGATCGGTGACGAGATCGCGGTGCACGCCTACGTGGCGCTCGGCGACCTCGACCCGCGCGAGGTCCGGGTGCAGATGGCCTACGGCCGGGCCAACGCCGAGGACACCATCACCGACCCGGAGTACGTCGACCTGCAGCCGACGCAGTCCTACGAGGAGGGCCGCCACCGCTTCGACGGCCGCCTCCGCCTCGCCCGCACGGGCGCCCTGGGCTGGACGGTCCGGGTGCTGCCGCGGCACGAGCACCTCTCGTCCGACGCCGAGCTGGGGCTCGTCACCCTGCCCTGA
- the glgX gene encoding glycogen debranching protein GlgX — protein MVPPARPRRSPESPPPLGVTTSELGTEVAVVARHATAVELCVDTPDGERRVPLRWHVSGIWWDVVPEGLLAPGTRYGFRADGPWDPAAGHRHNPAKLLLDPYGRAVDGWVHWEPEVYGHVVDADGRHHPDERDDRDSAALVPRSVVVDHAYDWGDDEPPAVPWSRTVVYEAHVRGLTMRHPEVPPELQGTYAALGHPAVLDHLTGLGVTSLELLPVHAFASEPALVERGLRNYWGYNTLGFFAPHAGYASANDPQGVVDELKGAVRALHSVGIEVLLDVVYNHTAEQSCTGGPTLSWRGLDNQTYYRLDAHGRDADVTGTGNSVDLRDPLVVRMVLDSLRHWVEDYHVDGFRFDLAPALARGSHGFSPDHPFLVALQTDPVLSQVKLIAEPWDVGPHGWRTGQFPPPFREWNDRYRDTVRTFWLADVAREREGHAGHGVRELATRIAGSADVVGTDRGATASVNMVTAHDGFTLADLTAYDHKHNHANGEDNRDGHGDNRSWNHGVEGPTTDARVLEDRRRSMRNLLGTVLLSTGVPMIVAGDELGRTQQGNNNAYNQDNALSWVSWRLEPWQEELLADARTLVALRRELAVLRPALLPTFEPEPGRTRLRWYAEDGGSVSHQAWEDPRRRTVVALYDTLHEEHDRQAVALVLHAGSSGTEVAPPAVDGVQAWTVRWSSAASLPEGDELEPGMPWAVPATSLTVLVGQLEEPPA, from the coding sequence ATGGTCCCGCCCGCGCGCCCGCGCCGCAGCCCCGAGAGCCCGCCGCCGCTGGGCGTCACCACCTCCGAGCTCGGCACCGAGGTGGCGGTCGTGGCCCGCCACGCCACCGCCGTCGAGCTGTGCGTCGACACCCCCGACGGCGAGCGCCGCGTGCCCCTGCGGTGGCACGTCTCCGGCATCTGGTGGGACGTCGTGCCGGAGGGCCTGCTCGCCCCGGGCACCCGCTACGGCTTCCGGGCCGACGGCCCCTGGGACCCGGCGGCCGGCCACCGCCACAACCCCGCCAAGCTGCTGCTCGACCCCTACGGCCGGGCGGTCGACGGCTGGGTGCACTGGGAGCCCGAGGTCTACGGCCACGTGGTGGACGCCGACGGCCGGCACCACCCCGACGAGCGGGACGACCGCGACTCAGCCGCCCTCGTGCCGCGCTCGGTCGTCGTCGACCACGCCTACGACTGGGGCGACGACGAGCCGCCCGCGGTGCCGTGGTCGCGCACGGTGGTCTACGAGGCTCACGTCCGCGGCCTCACCATGCGCCACCCGGAGGTGCCGCCCGAGCTGCAGGGCACGTATGCCGCGCTGGGCCACCCCGCGGTGCTCGACCACCTCACCGGTCTCGGTGTGACCTCGCTGGAGCTGCTGCCCGTGCACGCCTTCGCCTCCGAGCCGGCGCTGGTGGAGCGAGGCCTGCGCAACTACTGGGGTTACAACACCCTGGGGTTCTTCGCGCCGCACGCCGGCTACGCCTCCGCCAACGACCCGCAGGGCGTGGTCGACGAGCTCAAGGGGGCGGTGCGCGCGCTGCACTCCGTCGGCATCGAGGTGCTGCTCGACGTCGTCTACAACCACACCGCCGAGCAGTCCTGCACCGGCGGGCCCACGCTGTCGTGGCGCGGCCTGGACAACCAGACCTACTACCGCCTCGACGCGCACGGCCGCGACGCCGACGTCACCGGCACCGGCAACTCCGTCGACCTGCGCGACCCGCTCGTCGTGCGGATGGTGCTCGACTCGCTGCGGCACTGGGTGGAGGACTACCACGTCGACGGCTTCCGCTTCGACCTCGCGCCGGCCCTGGCGCGCGGCTCGCACGGCTTCTCCCCCGACCACCCCTTCCTCGTGGCGCTGCAGACCGACCCGGTGCTCTCGCAGGTCAAGCTGATCGCCGAGCCCTGGGACGTCGGTCCGCACGGCTGGCGCACCGGGCAGTTCCCGCCGCCCTTCCGGGAGTGGAACGACCGCTACCGCGACACCGTGCGCACCTTCTGGCTCGCCGACGTCGCCCGCGAGCGCGAGGGCCACGCCGGCCACGGCGTGCGCGAGCTGGCCACCCGCATCGCCGGCTCCGCCGACGTCGTCGGCACCGACCGGGGCGCCACCGCCTCGGTCAACATGGTCACCGCCCACGACGGCTTCACGCTCGCCGACCTCACGGCCTACGACCACAAGCACAACCACGCCAACGGCGAGGACAACCGCGACGGGCACGGCGACAACCGCTCCTGGAACCACGGCGTCGAGGGCCCGACGACCGACGCCCGGGTGCTCGAGGACCGGCGCCGCTCGATGCGCAACCTGCTCGGCACGGTGCTGCTGTCCACCGGTGTGCCCATGATCGTCGCCGGCGACGAGCTCGGCCGGACCCAGCAGGGCAACAACAACGCCTACAACCAGGACAACGCCCTCTCCTGGGTGTCCTGGCGGCTGGAGCCCTGGCAGGAGGAGCTGCTGGCCGACGCCCGGACGCTCGTGGCCCTGCGGCGCGAGCTGGCGGTCCTGCGTCCCGCGCTGCTGCCGACCTTCGAGCCGGAGCCGGGGCGGACGCGGCTGCGCTGGTACGCCGAGGACGGTGGCAGCGTCTCGCACCAGGCGTGGGAGGACCCGCGCAGACGGACCGTGGTGGCGCTCTACGACACGCTGCACGAGGAGCACGACCGGCAGGCCGTGGCCCTCGTCCTGCACGCCGGCTCCTCCGGCACCGAGGTGGCCCCGCCGGCGGTCGACGGGGTGCAGGCCTGGACGGTCCGCTGGAGCAGCGCGGCGTCCCTGCCCGAGGGCGACGAGCTGGAGCCGGGTATGCCGTGGGCCGTCCCCGCGACGAGCCTCACCGTGCTGGTCGGCCAGCTGGAGGAGCCCCCCGCCTGA
- a CDS encoding enoyl-CoA hydratase/isomerase family protein — translation MSRTVSTASEFVRVEIDSSIATIRIDRPKMNPLSIEIQDAIGEAASIVSADDEVAAVVVYGGEKVFAAGADIKEMQGMSYTDMVQRAPLIQACFTAVARIPKPTVAAIEGYALGAGCELAMCCDFRVVAEDARLGQPEILLGVIPGAGGTQRLARLVGASRAKDLVFTGRMIDAQEALAIGLADEVAPAGGAYAAAVARVERYVHGPAFALRAAKEAIDRGLDNDLETGLAIEAMQFAGVFATKDREIGMTSFVKDGPGKASFEGR, via the coding sequence GTGAGCCGTACCGTGAGCACGGCCAGCGAGTTCGTCCGGGTGGAGATCGACTCCAGCATCGCCACCATCCGGATCGACCGGCCGAAGATGAACCCGCTGTCGATCGAGATCCAGGACGCCATCGGTGAGGCGGCCAGCATCGTCTCCGCCGACGACGAGGTCGCGGCGGTCGTGGTCTACGGCGGCGAGAAGGTGTTCGCCGCGGGCGCGGACATCAAGGAGATGCAGGGCATGTCCTACACCGACATGGTCCAGCGCGCCCCGCTCATCCAGGCCTGCTTCACCGCCGTCGCCCGGATCCCCAAGCCGACCGTCGCCGCGATCGAGGGCTACGCCCTGGGCGCCGGGTGCGAGCTGGCGATGTGCTGCGACTTCCGCGTCGTCGCCGAGGACGCGCGCCTCGGCCAGCCGGAGATCCTGCTCGGCGTCATCCCCGGGGCCGGCGGCACCCAGCGCCTGGCCCGCCTCGTCGGCGCCTCCCGCGCCAAGGACCTGGTCTTCACCGGCCGCATGATCGACGCCCAGGAGGCGCTGGCGATCGGCCTCGCCGACGAGGTCGCCCCGGCCGGTGGCGCCTACGCCGCCGCCGTCGCCCGCGTCGAGCGCTACGTCCACGGCCCGGCCTTCGCGCTGCGCGCCGCCAAGGAGGCCATCGACCGGGGTCTGGACAACGACCTCGAGACCGGTCTGGCGATCGAGGCGATGCAGTTCGCCGGCGTCTTCGCCACCAAGGACCGCGAGATCGGCATGACGTCCTTCGTCAAGGACGGTCCGGGGAAGGCCTCCTTCGAGGGCCGCTGA
- a CDS encoding PadR family transcriptional regulator, with product MSAEQWPSEWLRGVLGVCVLRILLDGPSYGYALTQRLAEAGLGAVKGGTLYPLLGRLEEAGHVEVEWRPGEGGPGRKYFALTAQGRREAAELAARWAAFTTTTRELTDGALAQQAGSS from the coding sequence ATGAGCGCGGAACAGTGGCCGAGCGAGTGGCTGCGCGGGGTGCTGGGCGTGTGCGTCCTGCGGATCCTGCTCGACGGCCCGAGCTACGGCTATGCCCTCACCCAGCGCCTCGCGGAGGCCGGCCTGGGCGCCGTCAAGGGCGGCACCCTCTACCCATTGCTCGGCCGCCTCGAGGAGGCGGGCCACGTCGAGGTCGAGTGGCGGCCCGGCGAGGGCGGTCCCGGCCGCAAGTACTTCGCGCTCACCGCCCAGGGGCGCCGCGAGGCCGCCGAGCTGGCCGCCCGCTGGGCCGCCTTCACCACGACCACCCGCGAGCTCACCGACGGTGCGCTCGCCCAGCAGGCAGGGAGCAGCTGA
- a CDS encoding electron transfer flavoprotein subunit beta/FixA family protein, whose amino-acid sequence MNIVVCVKYVPDAQGDRGFEADHTADRESVDGLLSELDEYAVEAALQLVEAGEGEVTVLTMGPDDAVAAVKKALQMGADKGVVVTDDAIAGSDALATSLVLAEAIKKIGDVDLVVTGLASTDGVMSVVPAMLAERLGLPQVTFASELSVEGSTVRVRRDSETDSQTVEASLPALVSVTDQINEPRYPSFKGIMAAKKKPVDTWSLADLGVDASQVGLDAALSQVVEITARPPRAAGEVVTDEGDGGVKLAQFLASRKFV is encoded by the coding sequence ATGAACATCGTCGTCTGTGTGAAGTACGTGCCCGACGCCCAGGGTGACCGGGGCTTCGAGGCTGACCACACCGCTGACCGCGAGTCCGTGGACGGGCTCCTGTCCGAGCTGGACGAGTACGCCGTCGAGGCCGCGCTGCAGCTGGTCGAGGCCGGCGAGGGTGAGGTCACGGTCCTGACGATGGGCCCGGACGACGCGGTGGCCGCGGTGAAGAAGGCGCTGCAGATGGGCGCGGACAAGGGCGTCGTCGTGACCGACGACGCGATCGCCGGCTCCGACGCGCTGGCCACCTCCCTGGTGCTCGCCGAGGCCATCAAGAAGATCGGCGACGTCGACCTGGTCGTCACCGGTCTCGCCTCCACCGACGGCGTGATGAGCGTCGTGCCCGCCATGCTGGCCGAGCGCCTGGGCCTGCCCCAGGTGACCTTCGCCTCCGAGCTGTCCGTCGAGGGCTCGACCGTGCGCGTCCGCCGCGACTCCGAGACCGACTCCCAGACCGTCGAGGCCTCGCTGCCGGCGCTGGTGAGCGTCACCGACCAGATCAACGAGCCGCGCTACCCCTCCTTCAAGGGGATCATGGCCGCCAAGAAGAAGCCCGTGGACACCTGGAGCCTCGCCGACCTCGGCGTGGACGCCTCGCAGGTGGGTCTCGACGCCGCGCTCTCGCAGGTCGTCGAGATCACCGCCCGCCCGCCGCGCGCGGCCGGCGAGGTCGTGACCGACGAGGGCGACGGCGGCGTGAAGCTGGCGCAGTTCCTGGCCTCCCGCAAGTTCGTCTGA